The sequence AATATTTCCCTCTTTTTTAAGCTCCGCGCGCCGTTTTTCGTAGTCGGGGCAGTAGGTCTTTACGCGCCTCCAGAAGGCGCCGGAATGGTTCATCTCAAAGAAATGGCATATTTCATGGACCATCACATATTCCATAAGAGATTTCGGTACAAGCGCAAGACGGACGTTCAGCGTCATGGCGCCGGTGGTGGAGCAGCTTCCCCAAAGCGTTTTGGTCTCTTTTATGTGTACCGTCTTTGGCCCCGCGCCCATTTTTTTGCAGAGCGGAGGCAGTTCGCGGTGTATCAGCTCTTCCAGCCTGCGCGCGTACCATACTTCAAAGTTATGCCGTATCTTGGTTTTATCCTCGAAATCGCAGCAGAAAAAACGTCCGTCGCGAAGCTCTATCGGAGGCGTCGCAGCATAGCCGCATAATGTGAGCGGGAACAGTTCGCCGCGGAAGTAAAAAAGCTCTCCCTCCGCGTATTTATGGGACGGCGCTTTTGCACGCGTTCCCGCGTTTTTTATTTTTCTCAAAAAGCTCTCCGCGTTGTCTTTTAGCACGCGTTCAAGCTCCGCGGCGGGTGTGGCCTGCGGCGCGGCGATGAAGCAGCGGTTCTCCTCGTCAATGCCGAGCGAGATGCGGCTGCGTCTTGCGTTTCGCCTTATTTCAAAGTCAGTGCCGTTCATCCAGATATGATCCGCCATAATTACTCCTATAACGCTTAAAAGATGCTAATATTATAAGCGAAGTAAAGAAAAATTTTGCTGAGCAATATTGATTGGATAGAAATAAAAATAAGAGACGTACTAAGACGGAGAGATATTTTGTATAAGAACAGACCAATGATAAAAAAAGCGGACAGAAGCGCCTTTCTTCCCGTATGCCGTAAAGATATGGAGGCGCGCGGCTGGGACGAGCTGGACCTCCTCGTCATAACCGGAGACGCCTACGTCGATCATCCCAGCTTCGGGCACGCAATAATCGCAAGGTGGCTAGACGCGCACGGCTTTCGCGTAGGCGTCGTTTCGCAGCCCGATTGGCGCGCCACGGAAGATTTCGAAAAGATGGGGCGTCCGCGGCTTGGCATCATGCTCGCCGCCGGTAATCTGGATTCAATGCTCAACCACTACACCGCCTCCGGAAAAAAACGCCGCCGCGACGACTATACCCCAGGAGGCGTAAGCGGCAGAAGGCCCGACCGCGCCACCGTCGTCTACTCAAACAGAGTGCGTCAGCTTTGGGGCGACATTCCGCTTGTCATCGGAGGCATTGAGGCGAGCCTTCGCCGCTTCGCGCATTATGATTACTGGAGCGACAGCGTCAGGCGTTCGATGCTCACGGACAGCCGCGCGGATCTGCTCGTCTTCGGCATGGGAGAGCTTGCTTCGCTTGAAATTGCGCGCCGCCTTGCGGACGGAGCGCCGGTATCCTCTATCCGCGACATAGCGGGCACATGCTGGAAGACGCACGACGCGGAGGCGGCAAACGACGCCGTCACGCTCGATTCATTTGACGAGGTATCTTCAGATAAATTAAAATTCGCCGCCTCCTTCAAAAAATATTACGATGAGCAGGATTCTTTCAGAGGAAAAAGGCTCATCCAGGATCAGGGCGCATGGCACGTTGTGCAGAACCGCCCCGCGCGTCCGCTTACTACGCGCGAACTTGACCGAGTCTACGCTCTGCCCTACGCGCGCGCCTGGCACCCAGATTATGACGCGGTTGGCGGCGTACCAGCCTTCGCCGAGGTGAAATTCAGCATCACCAGCCACAGAGGATGCTTCGGCGAGTGCGGCTTCTGCGCGATAAGTTCGCATCAGGGCAGAATGATCCAGCGCAGGAGCGACGAATCTATGATCAAAGAGGCGGAGCTGCTGACGAAGCAGCCCGACTTCAAAGGCTACATCCACGACGTTGGAGGCCCCACCGCGAACTTCACCGCGCCGTCGTGTCCAGAGGCGCTAAAACGCGGGAGCTGCAAGGGGCGTTCATGCCTCTATCCGCAGCCGTGCCGCAGCCTGCGCCCCGATCACTCCGATTACATAGAACTGCTGCGCAAGGTGCGCGCCGTGCCGCGCGTCAAAAAAGTATTCATACGCTCCGGCATAAGGTACGACTATATGCTTGCCGACAAAAAAAATGACTTCCTCGAAGAACTCTGCAAATATCACATAAGCGGCCAGCTCAAAGTAGCGCCGGAGCACGTAAGTCCAGCGGTGCTGAAATACATGCGAAAACCAGCGCGCGCTGTGACGGAGGAATTTTTGAAACGTTACAACGAAATGAACGAGAAGCTCGGCCTGAAGCAGTTCATGGTGCCGTACTTTATGTCGGCCCATCCCGGCTCTACGTTGAAAGAGGCGGTGGAGCTTGCGGAGTTCATACGCGACAGCGGCCTGCGCCCCGAGCAGGTGCAGGATTTCACTCCGACGCCCGGCTCGCTTTCGACCTGCATCTACTACACCGGCGTCGACCCTGCGACGATGGAAAATGTCTATGTGCCAAAAGAGATGGAAGAGCGAAAGATGCAGCGCGCGCTTTTGCAGTATTGGATGCCGGAGAACCACGAATACGTCATAAAGGCGCTCATAAAGGCGGGGCGCAGAGATCTCATTGGCGCAGGAAGCCGTTGCCTCGTCAGATAGCAGCGCGCGGCGGCTTTGTTTTGAGTAATATTGCGCCTCGGTATGGACAATAGGCCGCTATGGTTATAAAATTTACAGGTGCGACATTGAAAAAGGGGATCATGGAAAGATCCGTATCCAATCAGGAGGTATGAATGTGAAAAAAACAGCTGTATTATTGCTGGCAATAGCGGCGCTCTTTGCCTTTGGCGCGATCTCATACGCCGCGGAAGACAAAGTCGGCTACGTTGATGATATGGGCGTCCTTCAGCAGTTCTCGAAATTCAAGCAGGCTCAGAAACAGCTTGACGAGCTTGGAAAGAAAAAGTCAAACGCGGCCAAGGCTGCCTTTGACAAGGAAAAGGACGAAAAGAAGAAGAGCCAGATAGTCCAGAATCTTCAGCTTGAGCTGCGCCAGGAAGAGACAAAGCTTATGAACCCGGTGCTCAAACAGGTAAACGACACAATAGCCGCGGTCGCGAAGAAAAAGGGCATCACGATAGTCGTGAACAAAGTGCTCGTATATTACGGCGGGATAGATCTCACGCCGGACGTAATAGCCGCTCTTAAGTAATTTTGACAGATAGAGGCCGTCTCCCCGAAAGGGCGAGGCGGCTTTTTCATGCCCTTTTGACTATGATTGACTTATGTTGACCTATAATATATAATCACTATTGGTTAAATTCGGGTTTTTCTTGCCCTTTTTTGGAAATGGAGTGAATAATGTGTCGGCATCCAGCCTTACTAGAAAAATAGAGGAATATATCGCCCAGCTTTTGGAAGATAACGGCGGAGGAATGATCTCGCTCAGAAGAAAAGATCTTGCCGAGCAGTTTGAATGCGTCCCAAGCCAGATAAATTATGTGCTCAGAAGCAGGTTTGCGCCTGAAAACGGCTTTATAGTCGAAAGCCAGCGCGGCGGTCACGGCTACATTCGAGTAGTCCAGCTGACATTTAAAAACTGCGAAGAAGAGGTCATACATTTAGAGGACCTTATCGGCAACAAGCTCTCGGAGCAGGAGTCGAAGCGCCTGATGATGAACCTTCAAAACAGAAAGCTGCTCACGGCGCGCGAACGCCTCTTGATAGAGGTGGCTCTGCGCAATCAGGAAGAGATGGGGCGCACGCTGTATGACATTTCAATATATAAACGGGAAATAATGAGGGCAGAGCTGCTAAAAAAGCTGCTCACGAGCCTTGCGTTGAGTTAGGAGGCGTAGTTTTATGCTGTGTGAACAGTGCGGAGTAAAAGAGGCGGAGATACATCTGGTAAATGTGGTAAACGGAGAGCGCCATTTCTCTCATCTTTGCAGAGAATGCGCCGGTACGAAGCTGAGGCTTGACGACGTTTCAAATATAATAAAAATGTCTTTCTCCCTTGACGGTCTCTCCAACATAGAAGAGGCTTTCAAGGAACTTGTCATGCCCGCTTTAAGAGGAATAGAGGTAACGAAAAAGAAGCGCCATATCTGTCCGCACTGCGGCTCAGTGCTGCCTGCGTCGATGTTTGCTGACAAAGAGGCGGACGATCTCTTCGATGAGATGAGCGCGGAGGATGTTAGGCATATCTCAGAACGCGCGGCTCCCATCTCCGCTGAAGAAGAGATGGCGGAACTTTCCAAAAAAATGGCGGAGGCCGTAAAAAAAGAGGAGTACGAGGCGGCGGCGAAATTCCGTGACCGTATCTTGGAACTCAAACATTCGGCCGCGCCGCAGGAGAAAAGAAACTGATGTGGAGCAATTTCACTGAACGCG is a genomic window of Cloacibacillus sp. containing:
- a CDS encoding SprT family zinc-dependent metalloprotease, with protein sequence MADHIWMNGTDFEIRRNARRSRISLGIDEENRCFIAAPQATPAAELERVLKDNAESFLRKIKNAGTRAKAPSHKYAEGELFYFRGELFPLTLCGYAATPPIELRDGRFFCCDFEDKTKIRHNFEVWYARRLEELIHRELPPLCKKMGAGPKTVHIKETKTLWGSCSTTGAMTLNVRLALVPKSLMEYVMVHEICHFFEMNHSGAFWRRVKTYCPDYEKRRAELKKEGNIYRW
- a CDS encoding YgiQ family radical SAM protein, which translates into the protein MYKNRPMIKKADRSAFLPVCRKDMEARGWDELDLLVITGDAYVDHPSFGHAIIARWLDAHGFRVGVVSQPDWRATEDFEKMGRPRLGIMLAAGNLDSMLNHYTASGKKRRRDDYTPGGVSGRRPDRATVVYSNRVRQLWGDIPLVIGGIEASLRRFAHYDYWSDSVRRSMLTDSRADLLVFGMGELASLEIARRLADGAPVSSIRDIAGTCWKTHDAEAANDAVTLDSFDEVSSDKLKFAASFKKYYDEQDSFRGKRLIQDQGAWHVVQNRPARPLTTRELDRVYALPYARAWHPDYDAVGGVPAFAEVKFSITSHRGCFGECGFCAISSHQGRMIQRRSDESMIKEAELLTKQPDFKGYIHDVGGPTANFTAPSCPEALKRGSCKGRSCLYPQPCRSLRPDHSDYIELLRKVRAVPRVKKVFIRSGIRYDYMLADKKNDFLEELCKYHISGQLKVAPEHVSPAVLKYMRKPARAVTEEFLKRYNEMNEKLGLKQFMVPYFMSAHPGSTLKEAVELAEFIRDSGLRPEQVQDFTPTPGSLSTCIYYTGVDPATMENVYVPKEMEERKMQRALLQYWMPENHEYVIKALIKAGRRDLIGAGSRCLVR
- a CDS encoding OmpH family outer membrane protein — translated: MKKTAVLLLAIAALFAFGAISYAAEDKVGYVDDMGVLQQFSKFKQAQKQLDELGKKKSNAAKAAFDKEKDEKKKSQIVQNLQLELRQEETKLMNPVLKQVNDTIAAVAKKKGITIVVNKVLVYYGGIDLTPDVIAALK
- a CDS encoding CtsR family transcriptional regulator, which codes for MSASSLTRKIEEYIAQLLEDNGGGMISLRRKDLAEQFECVPSQINYVLRSRFAPENGFIVESQRGGHGYIRVVQLTFKNCEEEVIHLEDLIGNKLSEQESKRLMMNLQNRKLLTARERLLIEVALRNQEEMGRTLYDISIYKREIMRAELLKKLLTSLALS
- a CDS encoding UvrB/UvrC motif-containing protein, producing the protein MLCEQCGVKEAEIHLVNVVNGERHFSHLCRECAGTKLRLDDVSNIIKMSFSLDGLSNIEEAFKELVMPALRGIEVTKKKRHICPHCGSVLPASMFADKEADDLFDEMSAEDVRHISERAAPISAEEEMAELSKKMAEAVKKEEYEAAAKFRDRILELKHSAAPQEKRN